In the Bacteroidota bacterium genome, one interval contains:
- a CDS encoding NAD(P)-dependent oxidoreductase — translation MSVNKTIIITGANGFIGSALTAHFSKKGYQVRALVRDSPPQSSSTISYYPYDLSTLINEKQFQGADFMIHCAYIKHNAANKNANKINIEGAKQLLNVSRKCGLVKNIFISSMSAQPDALSNYGRQKYAIEQLFNTNKDVVVRPGLILGNGGLLKSMTAFIKKNKIVPLIDGGKQSIQTVDVKDLSIAIEKIIEKDLHGIFTVAETSPVTYKAFYKALCATIRVNALFIPLPYFIVNITLRLLESTGLAKEISTENLLGLKNLKIQNTENDLDKIGVKISGYKDTLDRLFANK, via the coding sequence AATCATTATAACAGGAGCAAACGGCTTTATCGGATCTGCTCTTACTGCACACTTCAGTAAGAAAGGATACCAGGTAAGGGCATTGGTAAGAGATTCCCCGCCACAATCTTCCTCAACTATCAGCTATTACCCGTATGATCTGAGTACCCTAATTAATGAAAAACAGTTTCAAGGTGCTGACTTTATGATCCATTGCGCGTATATTAAGCACAATGCTGCAAACAAAAATGCGAATAAGATAAATATAGAAGGGGCTAAACAATTATTGAATGTAAGTCGTAAATGCGGGTTAGTGAAAAATATTTTTATATCAAGTATGTCGGCACAGCCTGATGCGTTGTCGAATTACGGTCGGCAAAAATATGCTATTGAGCAACTGTTTAATACGAACAAGGATGTTGTGGTCAGACCCGGACTTATTTTAGGAAACGGAGGACTGCTAAAAAGCATGACTGCTTTCATAAAAAAAAATAAAATTGTTCCGCTGATAGACGGAGGAAAACAATCCATCCAAACAGTGGACGTAAAAGACTTGTCAATTGCTATTGAAAAAATTATTGAAAAGGACCTGCATGGAATTTTCACTGTTGCTGAAACAAGTCCTGTTACTTATAAAGCATTTTACAAAGCATTATGCGCCACAATTCGCGTAAACGCGTTATTCATTCCACTCCCCTACTTCATCGTTAATATTACACTCCGCCTGCTGGAATCAACAGGACTGGCAAAAGAAATTTCAACTGAAAATTTATTGGGTTTAAAAAATCTGAAAATTCAAAATACAGAAAACGATCTGGATAAGATCGGGGTAAAGATATCCGGCTATAAAGATACTCTTGACCGGTTATTTGCCAATAAATAA